A window of the Streptomyces luomodiensis genome harbors these coding sequences:
- a CDS encoding ABC transporter permease, giving the protein MSPVLEPVVPLSARRRTVPRWLRRTTGPILLLVLWQVSSATGVLPSDILASPGTIARTASDLLADGTLPHAMLVSVQRVLIGLLLGGVVGVSLALVSGLSRLGEDLVDASVQMLRSIPWVGMIPLFIIWMGIGEAPKIALIALGVTFHLYLNVYAGIRGVDAQLIEAGTALGLGRWGLIRHVVLPGALPGAMTGLRYSLATAWLALVFGETINADDGIGFLLNRAREFFQTDVIVVCLIVYAALGLLADFIVRTLERLLLQWRPNFTGK; this is encoded by the coding sequence ATGTCCCCGGTTCTCGAACCGGTCGTACCGCTGTCCGCGCGCCGTCGCACCGTGCCGCGCTGGCTGCGCCGCACGACCGGACCGATTCTTCTGCTGGTGCTCTGGCAGGTGTCCAGCGCCACCGGTGTGCTGCCCTCCGACATCCTGGCCTCCCCCGGCACCATCGCCCGTACCGCCTCCGACCTGCTGGCGGACGGCACCCTGCCGCACGCCATGCTGGTGTCGGTGCAGCGGGTGCTGATCGGCCTGCTGCTCGGCGGGGTCGTCGGCGTCTCGCTCGCGCTGGTCTCCGGGCTCTCCCGGCTCGGGGAGGACCTGGTGGACGCGAGTGTGCAGATGCTGCGCAGCATCCCCTGGGTCGGCATGATCCCGCTGTTCATCATCTGGATGGGCATCGGCGAGGCCCCGAAGATCGCGCTCATCGCACTCGGCGTCACCTTCCATCTGTATCTGAACGTCTACGCGGGCATCCGCGGCGTGGACGCGCAGCTCATCGAGGCCGGGACCGCGCTGGGGCTCGGCCGCTGGGGGCTGATCCGCCATGTGGTGCTGCCCGGTGCGCTCCCCGGGGCCATGACCGGGCTGCGGTACTCCCTCGCCACCGCCTGGCTGGCGCTGGTCTTCGGCGAGACGATCAACGCGGATGACGGGATCGGTTTCCTGCTCAACCGCGCACGGGAGTTCTTCCAGACCGATGTGATCGTGGTCTGCCTGATCGTCTACGCCGCCCTCGGCCTGCTCGCCGATTTCATCGTCCGCACTCTGGAGAGGCTGCTGCTGCAATGGCGACCGAACTTCACCGGCAAGTGA